In the Paralichthys olivaceus isolate ysfri-2021 chromosome 15, ASM2471397v2, whole genome shotgun sequence genome, one interval contains:
- the LOC109635869 gene encoding NEDD4 family-interacting protein 1-like isoform X4, which yields MAEPSGRYQQLPNEDDPEESPQVAADAPPPYSSITEDNAAYFDYKEDGAFPKPPSYNVATTLPSYDEAERTKAETTVPLVTGRDEDFVTRDDFEDADQLRIGNDGIFMLTFFMAFLFNWIGFFLSFCLTTSAAGRYGAISGFGLSLIKWILIVRFSTYFPGYFDGQYWLWWVFLVLGFLLFLRGFINYARIRKMADTFSTLPRTRVLFIY from the exons ATGGCCGAACCCAGCGGCAGATACCAGCAG CTGCCCAATGAGGATGACCCAGAAGAGAGTCCACAGGTAGCAGCTGACGCACCTCCCCCATACAGCAGCATCACCGAGGACAATGCGG CCTACTTTGACTACAAGGAAGATGGTGCTTTCCCCAAGCCTCCATCATACAATGTAGCCACTACGCTACCCTCCTACGACGAAGCAGAACGAACCAAAGCTGAGACAACTGTTCCACTGGTAACCGGAAGA GATGAAGACTTTGTGACCAGAGATGACTTTGAAGATGCTGATCAGCTGAGGATAGGAAATGACGGCATCTTCATGCTCACTTTCTTCA tGGCATTCCTCTTCAACTGGATTGgtttcttcctgtctttctgCCTGACCACGTCCGCAGCCGGCCGCTACGGAGCCATCTCAGGCTTTGGCCTCTCTCTCATCAAATGGATCCTCATCGTCCGG TTCTCCACATACTTCCCTGGTTACTTTGATGGACAGTACTGGCTGTGGTGGGTGTTCCTGGTGTTGG GATTTTTGCTCTTCCTGCGTGGATTCATCAACTACGCCAGAATCCGAAAGATGGCCGACACCTTCTCCACCCTGCCACGCACCCGAGTCCTCTTcatctactaa
- the LOC109635869 gene encoding NEDD4 family-interacting protein 1-like isoform X3: MAEPSGRYQQLPNEDDPEESPQVAADAPPPYSSITEDNAAYFDYKEDGAFPKPPSYNVATTLPSYDEAERTKAETTVPLQPQLRERLETFDDVIRSSLEDEDFVTRDDFEDADQLRIGNDGIFMLTFFMAFLFNWIGFFLSFCLTTSAAGRYGAISGFGLSLIKWILIVRFSTYFPGYFDGQYWLWWVFLVLGFLLFLRGFINYARIRKMADTFSTLPRTRVLFIY; the protein is encoded by the exons ATGGCCGAACCCAGCGGCAGATACCAGCAG CTGCCCAATGAGGATGACCCAGAAGAGAGTCCACAGGTAGCAGCTGACGCACCTCCCCCATACAGCAGCATCACCGAGGACAATGCGG CCTACTTTGACTACAAGGAAGATGGTGCTTTCCCCAAGCCTCCATCATACAATGTAGCCACTACGCTACCCTCCTACGACGAAGCAGAACGAACCAAAGCTGAGACAACTGTTCCACTG cagcctcagctcagGGAACGCCTGGAGACTTTTGACGATGTAATTCGCAGTTCACTGGAG GATGAAGACTTTGTGACCAGAGATGACTTTGAAGATGCTGATCAGCTGAGGATAGGAAATGACGGCATCTTCATGCTCACTTTCTTCA tGGCATTCCTCTTCAACTGGATTGgtttcttcctgtctttctgCCTGACCACGTCCGCAGCCGGCCGCTACGGAGCCATCTCAGGCTTTGGCCTCTCTCTCATCAAATGGATCCTCATCGTCCGG TTCTCCACATACTTCCCTGGTTACTTTGATGGACAGTACTGGCTGTGGTGGGTGTTCCTGGTGTTGG GATTTTTGCTCTTCCTGCGTGGATTCATCAACTACGCCAGAATCCGAAAGATGGCCGACACCTTCTCCACCCTGCCACGCACCCGAGTCCTCTTcatctactaa
- the LOC109635869 gene encoding NEDD4 family-interacting protein 1-like isoform X1, with amino-acid sequence MAEPSGRYQQLPNEDDPEESPQVAADAPPPYSSITEDNAAYFDYKEDGAFPKPPSYNVATTLPSYDEAERTKAETTVPLVTGRQPQLRERLETFDDVIRSSLEDEDFVTRDDFEDADQLRIGNDGIFMLTFFMAFLFNWIGFFLSFCLTTSAAGRYGAISGFGLSLIKWILIVRFSTYFPGYFDGQYWLWWVFLVLGFLLFLRGFINYARIRKMADTFSTLPRTRVLFIY; translated from the exons ATGGCCGAACCCAGCGGCAGATACCAGCAG CTGCCCAATGAGGATGACCCAGAAGAGAGTCCACAGGTAGCAGCTGACGCACCTCCCCCATACAGCAGCATCACCGAGGACAATGCGG CCTACTTTGACTACAAGGAAGATGGTGCTTTCCCCAAGCCTCCATCATACAATGTAGCCACTACGCTACCCTCCTACGACGAAGCAGAACGAACCAAAGCTGAGACAACTGTTCCACTGGTAACCGGAAGA cagcctcagctcagGGAACGCCTGGAGACTTTTGACGATGTAATTCGCAGTTCACTGGAG GATGAAGACTTTGTGACCAGAGATGACTTTGAAGATGCTGATCAGCTGAGGATAGGAAATGACGGCATCTTCATGCTCACTTTCTTCA tGGCATTCCTCTTCAACTGGATTGgtttcttcctgtctttctgCCTGACCACGTCCGCAGCCGGCCGCTACGGAGCCATCTCAGGCTTTGGCCTCTCTCTCATCAAATGGATCCTCATCGTCCGG TTCTCCACATACTTCCCTGGTTACTTTGATGGACAGTACTGGCTGTGGTGGGTGTTCCTGGTGTTGG GATTTTTGCTCTTCCTGCGTGGATTCATCAACTACGCCAGAATCCGAAAGATGGCCGACACCTTCTCCACCCTGCCACGCACCCGAGTCCTCTTcatctactaa
- the LOC109635869 gene encoding NEDD4 family-interacting protein 1-like isoform X2 — MAEPSGRYQQLPNEDDPEESPQVAADAPPPYSSITEDNAAYFDYKEDGAFPKPPSYNVATTLPSYDEAERTKAETTVPLQQPQLRERLETFDDVIRSSLEDEDFVTRDDFEDADQLRIGNDGIFMLTFFMAFLFNWIGFFLSFCLTTSAAGRYGAISGFGLSLIKWILIVRFSTYFPGYFDGQYWLWWVFLVLGFLLFLRGFINYARIRKMADTFSTLPRTRVLFIY; from the exons ATGGCCGAACCCAGCGGCAGATACCAGCAG CTGCCCAATGAGGATGACCCAGAAGAGAGTCCACAGGTAGCAGCTGACGCACCTCCCCCATACAGCAGCATCACCGAGGACAATGCGG CCTACTTTGACTACAAGGAAGATGGTGCTTTCCCCAAGCCTCCATCATACAATGTAGCCACTACGCTACCCTCCTACGACGAAGCAGAACGAACCAAAGCTGAGACAACTGTTCCACTG cagcagcctcagctcagGGAACGCCTGGAGACTTTTGACGATGTAATTCGCAGTTCACTGGAG GATGAAGACTTTGTGACCAGAGATGACTTTGAAGATGCTGATCAGCTGAGGATAGGAAATGACGGCATCTTCATGCTCACTTTCTTCA tGGCATTCCTCTTCAACTGGATTGgtttcttcctgtctttctgCCTGACCACGTCCGCAGCCGGCCGCTACGGAGCCATCTCAGGCTTTGGCCTCTCTCTCATCAAATGGATCCTCATCGTCCGG TTCTCCACATACTTCCCTGGTTACTTTGATGGACAGTACTGGCTGTGGTGGGTGTTCCTGGTGTTGG GATTTTTGCTCTTCCTGCGTGGATTCATCAACTACGCCAGAATCCGAAAGATGGCCGACACCTTCTCCACCCTGCCACGCACCCGAGTCCTCTTcatctactaa
- the LOC109635869 gene encoding NEDD4 family-interacting protein 1-like isoform X5 produces the protein MAEPSGRYQQLPNEDDPEESPQVAADAPPPYSSITEDNAAYFDYKEDGAFPKPPSYNVATTLPSYDEAERTKAETTVPLDEDFVTRDDFEDADQLRIGNDGIFMLTFFMAFLFNWIGFFLSFCLTTSAAGRYGAISGFGLSLIKWILIVRFSTYFPGYFDGQYWLWWVFLVLGFLLFLRGFINYARIRKMADTFSTLPRTRVLFIY, from the exons ATGGCCGAACCCAGCGGCAGATACCAGCAG CTGCCCAATGAGGATGACCCAGAAGAGAGTCCACAGGTAGCAGCTGACGCACCTCCCCCATACAGCAGCATCACCGAGGACAATGCGG CCTACTTTGACTACAAGGAAGATGGTGCTTTCCCCAAGCCTCCATCATACAATGTAGCCACTACGCTACCCTCCTACGACGAAGCAGAACGAACCAAAGCTGAGACAACTGTTCCACTG GATGAAGACTTTGTGACCAGAGATGACTTTGAAGATGCTGATCAGCTGAGGATAGGAAATGACGGCATCTTCATGCTCACTTTCTTCA tGGCATTCCTCTTCAACTGGATTGgtttcttcctgtctttctgCCTGACCACGTCCGCAGCCGGCCGCTACGGAGCCATCTCAGGCTTTGGCCTCTCTCTCATCAAATGGATCCTCATCGTCCGG TTCTCCACATACTTCCCTGGTTACTTTGATGGACAGTACTGGCTGTGGTGGGTGTTCCTGGTGTTGG GATTTTTGCTCTTCCTGCGTGGATTCATCAACTACGCCAGAATCCGAAAGATGGCCGACACCTTCTCCACCCTGCCACGCACCCGAGTCCTCTTcatctactaa